Proteins encoded together in one Acidimicrobiales bacterium window:
- a CDS encoding SpoIID/LytB domain-containing protein yields MRGGARAFVAVASCVVVGLTGPAPVAAKARKAPAARGWVVDRVRIENASPDGFVGVGDVGRFRGAIDLVAAAGGLAVVNEVAFEEYVQGIAEVPSGWPAEALKAQAIAARTYALHEMGKDVATEARSVGADICATQACQVYAGLAKERQENGARWVAAVQATRGEVLLYRGAPILAMYSSSNGGRSVAGGRPYLRAAPDPDSARGPYGSWQVRLGYGEITRLFGLPGGLTSLRRDGDTVVLDWPGGQTGVAAADFRARVNEAVAPQGGLPRAVPSPHFSVLADDQTGTATLDGRGHGHGIGMSQFGALGKATRGMKAAAILASYYGGLKPTVLPPDQLPATVRVAVATGRGTVTADASGRFRVLDGAGNPVAVAAHGAWRFLPAGNRRVRVVPPADQEPAPVLDAVAARPPRPSAPNGDARFALGSAAVVRLRVEGTGLAQPLETAPTLVEPGEATVALPPLPGPGQYAVAVLADAGGGRVTTVTVPLRVARQRATGPALAASVGPGAGLVGRPAAIAWALLMLVTALLGRLIVRRGPSPERRR; encoded by the coding sequence ATGCGAGGCGGAGCGCGGGCGTTCGTGGCCGTGGCGTCGTGCGTGGTGGTCGGCCTGACCGGCCCCGCGCCGGTGGCGGCCAAGGCGCGCAAGGCACCGGCGGCCCGGGGGTGGGTGGTGGACCGCGTGCGGATCGAGAACGCCAGCCCGGACGGCTTCGTCGGCGTCGGCGACGTGGGCCGGTTCCGGGGTGCGATCGACCTGGTCGCGGCGGCCGGCGGCCTGGCCGTGGTGAACGAGGTGGCGTTCGAGGAGTACGTCCAGGGCATCGCCGAGGTCCCCTCGGGCTGGCCGGCCGAGGCCCTCAAGGCCCAGGCCATCGCCGCCCGCACCTACGCCCTGCACGAGATGGGCAAGGACGTCGCCACCGAGGCGCGCTCCGTGGGGGCCGACATCTGTGCCACCCAGGCGTGCCAGGTGTACGCCGGGCTGGCCAAGGAGCGCCAGGAGAACGGCGCCCGCTGGGTGGCAGCCGTGCAGGCCACCCGGGGCGAGGTGCTGCTGTACCGCGGCGCTCCCATCCTCGCCATGTACTCGTCCTCGAACGGGGGGCGGTCGGTGGCCGGAGGGCGGCCCTACCTGAGAGCGGCGCCCGACCCCGACAGCGCCCGCGGCCCGTACGGTTCGTGGCAGGTCCGGCTCGGCTACGGCGAGATCACCCGGCTCTTCGGGCTCCCCGGCGGCCTCACCAGCCTGCGCCGCGACGGGGACACCGTGGTCCTCGACTGGCCCGGCGGGCAGACGGGCGTGGCCGCCGCCGACTTCCGCGCCCGCGTCAACGAGGCCGTGGCGCCGCAGGGCGGGCTGCCGCGGGCGGTGCCCTCCCCCCACTTCTCCGTCCTGGCCGACGACCAGACGGGCACGGCCACCCTCGACGGCCGGGGTCACGGCCACGGGATCGGGATGAGCCAGTTCGGCGCCCTCGGCAAGGCCACGCGCGGCATGAAGGCGGCCGCCATCCTCGCCAGCTACTACGGCGGCCTGAAGCCCACCGTCCTACCGCCCGACCAGCTCCCCGCCACCGTGCGGGTGGCCGTCGCCACCGGCCGGGGCACGGTCACGGCCGACGCCTCCGGGCGCTTCCGCGTGCTGGACGGTGCGGGCAACCCGGTGGCCGTCGCCGCCCACGGCGCCTGGCGGTTCCTCCCCGCCGGCAACCGCAGGGTGAGGGTCGTGCCTCCCGCCGACCAGGAGCCGGCACCCGTCCTCGACGCCGTCGCCGCCCGGCCGCCCCGCCCGAGCGCGCCCAACGGCGACGCCCGGTTCGCCCTCGGCTCCGCCGCGGTGGTCCGCCTGCGCGTGGAGGGGACCGGCCTGGCGCAGCCGCTGGAGACGGCTCCCACGCTGGTCGAGCCGGGAGAGGCCACCGTGGCGCTGCCGCCCCTCCCGGGCCCGGGCCAGTACGCGGTCGCCGTCCTGGCCGACGCCGGGGGCGGGCGGGTCACGACGGTCACCGTCCCCCTCCGCGTCGCCCGCCAGCGTGCCACCGGCCCGGCCCTCGCCGCCTCGGTCGGTCCCGGTGCCGGCCTGGTCGGCCGCCCGGCGGCGATCGCGTGGGCACTGCTCATGCTGGTCACGGCCCTCCTCGGCCGCCTCATCGTGCGCCGGGGGCCGTCGCCGGAGCGCCGTCGATAG
- the rpsB gene encoding 30S ribosomal protein S2, with amino-acid sequence MAVVTMKQLLEAGVHFGHQTRRWNPKMKRFIFGERNGIYIIDLNQTLQRIEVAYSFVRNLVADGGSILFVGTKKQTQDPVARYAAQCGMPYINERWLGGMLTNFTTISGRVKKMTEYERMKAAGDFEAMPKKEALILSRELEKLQRNLGGIRGMTRLPDAVFIIDTKKEHIAVTEANKLGLPIVAVVDTNCDPDVIQYVIPGNDDAIRAGSLMCRIVADAVEEGRFIASRKAVRSAPAGGPAPAPPDPEEEARRAQQQAEARRQAALQAQEREARLAAQRANPAEPVPAERAEPAAAETAEAAAPASAEPEPAPAEAAPAETAGTAEPEVPPATAETEAAPAAGGEG; translated from the coding sequence ATGGCAGTCGTCACCATGAAGCAGCTGCTGGAGGCCGGCGTGCACTTCGGCCACCAGACCCGGCGCTGGAACCCGAAGATGAAGAGGTTCATCTTCGGTGAGCGCAACGGCATCTACATCATCGACCTGAACCAGACGCTGCAGCGCATCGAGGTCGCCTACTCGTTCGTGCGCAACCTGGTGGCCGACGGCGGCAGCATCTTGTTCGTCGGCACCAAGAAGCAGACCCAGGACCCGGTCGCCCGTTACGCCGCCCAGTGCGGGATGCCGTACATCAACGAGCGCTGGCTGGGCGGCATGCTCACCAACTTCACCACCATCAGCGGCCGGGTGAAGAAGATGACGGAGTACGAGCGCATGAAGGCCGCCGGCGACTTCGAGGCCATGCCCAAGAAGGAGGCGCTCATCCTCAGCCGTGAGCTCGAGAAGCTCCAGCGCAACCTCGGCGGGATCCGGGGCATGACCCGCCTGCCCGACGCCGTGTTCATCATCGACACCAAGAAGGAGCACATCGCCGTCACCGAGGCGAACAAGCTGGGGCTGCCGATCGTCGCCGTGGTGGACACCAACTGCGACCCCGACGTGATCCAGTACGTCATCCCCGGCAACGACGACGCCATCCGGGCCGGCTCGCTGATGTGCCGCATCGTGGCCGACGCCGTGGAGGAGGGCCGGTTCATCGCCTCCCGCAAGGCGGTGCGCTCGGCGCCCGCCGGTGGGCCGGCACCGGCGCCGCCCGACCCGGAGGAGGAGGCCCGCCGCGCCCAGCAGCAGGCCGAGGCCCGCCGCCAGGCCGCGTTGCAGGCCCAGGAGCGGGAGGCCCGCCTGGCCGCCCAGCGGGCGAACCCCGCCGAGCCGGTCCCGGCCGAGCGCGCCGAGCCGGCGGCGGCCGAGACGGCCGAGGCCGCGGCGCCCGCCAGCGCCGAGCCCGAGCCCGCCCCCGCCGAGGCCGCCCCGGCCGAGACGGCCGGGACGGCCGAGCCGGAGGTCCCGCCCGCCACCGCCGAGACGGAGGCCGCCCCGGCGGCAGGAGGGGAGGGGTAG
- the tsf gene encoding translation elongation factor Ts, whose translation MAEFSAKDVQRLRQTTGAGMMDAKNALVENGGDFDAAAQWLREKGLAGTAKRSDRENTQGAVALARSGPVAALVELKCETDFVAKSPDFVSLADELAQLVADSGESAVAEKKNELDGLKVTLKENIDLGRVERVEAGEGEVLDTYLHVQNGRGVNGVLVVVSGGDQELAHDVAVHAAFGKPRYLSRDEVPEDLVAAERATLEAVARNSGKPEAALPKIVDGMLNGWYKEHVLLDQPFAKDDKKSVAQVLGGARIVRFAQVVVGA comes from the coding sequence ATGGCCGAGTTCTCCGCCAAGGACGTGCAGCGGCTCCGCCAGACGACCGGCGCCGGGATGATGGACGCCAAGAACGCGCTGGTCGAGAACGGGGGCGACTTCGACGCGGCCGCCCAGTGGCTGCGGGAGAAGGGCCTGGCCGGCACGGCCAAGCGCAGCGACCGCGAGAACACCCAGGGGGCGGTGGCGCTGGCCCGGTCGGGGCCGGTCGCCGCCCTCGTCGAGCTCAAGTGCGAGACGGACTTCGTGGCCAAGTCGCCCGACTTCGTGAGCCTGGCCGACGAGCTGGCCCAGCTGGTGGCCGACTCCGGCGAGTCGGCGGTGGCCGAGAAGAAGAACGAGCTGGACGGGCTCAAGGTCACGCTCAAGGAGAACATCGACCTCGGCCGCGTGGAGCGGGTCGAGGCCGGCGAGGGCGAGGTCCTCGACACCTACCTCCACGTGCAGAACGGCCGGGGCGTCAACGGCGTGCTGGTCGTCGTGAGCGGCGGCGACCAGGAGCTGGCCCACGACGTCGCCGTGCACGCCGCCTTCGGCAAGCCGCGGTACCTCAGCCGCGACGAGGTCCCCGAGGACCTGGTGGCCGCCGAGCGGGCCACCCTCGAGGCCGTCGCCCGCAACTCCGGCAAGCCGGAAGCGGCGCTGCCCAAGATCGTGGACGGCATGCTGAACGGCTGGTACAAAGAGCACGTCCTGCTGGACCAGCCCTTCGCCAAGGACGACAAGAAGTCGGTCGCCCAGGTCCTGGGCGGCGCCCGCATCGTGCGCTTCGCGCAGGTGGTCGTCGGCGCGTGA
- the pyrH gene encoding UMP kinase, whose amino-acid sequence MTPGPSTRWRRVVLKLSGEAFASSASDETIDGVVVERLAGEIAAARAELDVQIAIVCGAGNIWRGATGAGAGMDRATADYMGMLATVINSLALQDALERHDQPTRVQSAIQMAEIAEPYIRRRAIRHLEKGRVVVFAAGMGNPFFTTDTPAALRAVEIEADVLLKGTHSGVDGVYSADPRLDRTATRFDEITFKEVLDKDLRVMDLTAITFCKDNALPVLVFDVMTPGNLRRALLGEPIGTLVG is encoded by the coding sequence GTGACGCCCGGTCCGTCGACCCGCTGGCGGCGCGTCGTCCTCAAGCTGTCGGGTGAGGCGTTCGCCAGTTCGGCGTCGGACGAGACGATCGACGGTGTCGTGGTCGAGCGCCTGGCCGGCGAGATCGCGGCCGCACGCGCCGAGCTGGACGTGCAGATCGCCATCGTCTGCGGCGCCGGCAACATCTGGCGGGGCGCCACCGGCGCCGGCGCCGGGATGGACCGCGCCACGGCCGACTACATGGGCATGCTGGCCACGGTCATCAACTCCCTGGCCCTCCAGGACGCCCTGGAGCGTCACGACCAGCCCACCCGGGTGCAGTCGGCGATCCAGATGGCGGAGATCGCCGAGCCCTACATCCGGCGCCGGGCCATCCGGCACCTGGAGAAGGGCCGGGTGGTGGTCTTCGCCGCCGGCATGGGGAACCCGTTCTTCACCACCGACACGCCCGCCGCGCTGCGGGCCGTCGAGATCGAGGCCGACGTCCTGCTCAAGGGCACCCACAGTGGGGTGGACGGCGTGTACTCGGCGGATCCCCGCCTCGACCGCACCGCCACCCGGTTCGACGAGATCACCTTCAAGGAGGTGCTCGACAAGGATCTCCGGGTGATGGACCTGACCGCCATCACGTTCTGCAAGGACAACGCCCTGCCCGTGCTGGTGTTCGACGTGATGACCCCCGGCAACCTGC